The proteins below are encoded in one region of Corvus hawaiiensis isolate bCorHaw1 chromosome 3, bCorHaw1.pri.cur, whole genome shotgun sequence:
- the STX11 gene encoding syntaxin-11 yields MKDRLSELREFARLHNQQFSDSDDDENSPQDILLYETDYALEILHKDIQNIRTENDHLKADVNRLRKQNTRFLTSMRRLSSIKRDTNCIARDIKARGENIHRKLQVMRDFCEDAITKYGAMSVIARVAKNHYVDLMHTFQDAMFDYNATEMNQRENCKIRIQRQLEIMGKDVSGNQIEEMIEQGKWDVFSENLLSDVKGARSALNEIETRHKELVKLEGRIKEVHELFLQVALLVEEQADTFDVIEINMQNVEDYVGDAKEQVKKALEYRRKHPLRTILCCCLSCCRR; encoded by the coding sequence ATGAAAGACCGTCTAAGTGAGCTGCGTGAATTTGCCAGGTTACACAACCAGCAGTTTTCTGATAGTGATGATGATGAAAATTCACCCCAGGATATTCTCCTTTATGAGACGGATTATGCCTTGGAAATTCTTCATAAGGACATACAGAACATCCGGACAGAAAATGACCACCTAAAAGCCGATGTCAACCGTCTCAGAAAGCAAAACACCCGCTTCCTGACTTCCATGCGCCGTCTTAGTAGCATCAAACGAGATACTAACTGTATTGCCAGAGACATTAAGGCCCGTGGAGAAAACATCCACAGGAAACTGCAGGTAATGAGAGATTTTTGTGAAGATGCAATAACAAAATATGGAGCTATGTCTGTCATTGCCAGGGTGGCAAAGAACCACTACGTTGACCTCATGCACACATTTCAGGACGCTATGTTTGATTACAATGCAACGGAGATGAACCAGCGGGAGAACTGCAAGATTCGAATTCAGCGGCAGCTGGAGATCATGGGCAAAGATGTTTCTGGCAACCAGATTGAGGAGATGATTGAGCAAGGCAAATGGGATGTCTTCTCCGAGAATCTCTTGTCGGATGTTAAGGGGGCTCGCTCAGCCTTGAATGAGATAGAGACACGACATAAGGAGCTGGTGAAGTTAGAAGGTCGCATTAAGGAAGTTCATGAGCTCTTTCTGCAGGTGGCCCTGCTGGTGGAGGAACAGGCAGACACCTTCGATGTTATTGAGATAAATATGCAGAATGTTGAGGACTATGTAGGAGATGCTAAAGAGCAAGTGAAAAAAGCTTTGGAATACAGGAGAAAACATCCCCTCAGAACaatcctctgctgctgcttatCATGTTGCAGAAGGTGA